From one Microbacterium aurum genomic stretch:
- a CDS encoding ferrochelatase: MAENITGFRPKPPRASAAPVCGDGCRVPAATTATCAGDRFATTPVAYDAVLLLGFGGPKGQDDVIPFLRNVTAGRGIPDERLEEVAHHYRHFGGVSPINDHNRELKAALDAELAARGLDLPVYWGNRNWMPYVADALQAAHDAGHTRLLAIATSAYSSYSSCRQYREDLADAVEATGLSGRVEIDKVRQFFDHPGFVTPFAEGVAAGLARLHADGFGDDEIEILFSTHSIPNSDADRSGPPERDLGAGGAYVAQHTAVAEAIMARLGSACAWQLVYQSRSGPPQVPWLEPDINDAMQELPAAGRKAVLIVPLGFVSDHMEVLWDLDTEALETAGELGLTAIRTPTPGTHPAYVAGLVDLITERLDGTDPADRPHETALGPWDDVCRPGCCENKRLGFQPALAGVAP; the protein is encoded by the coding sequence ATGGCGGAGAACATCACCGGGTTCCGTCCCAAGCCGCCGCGCGCGAGTGCGGCGCCGGTATGCGGCGACGGATGCCGGGTGCCCGCCGCCACGACGGCGACGTGCGCCGGCGACCGGTTCGCGACGACACCCGTCGCCTACGACGCTGTGCTGCTGCTGGGCTTTGGCGGCCCCAAAGGCCAGGACGACGTCATCCCGTTCCTCCGCAACGTCACGGCCGGTCGCGGCATCCCCGACGAACGCCTCGAGGAGGTCGCGCACCACTACCGCCACTTCGGCGGGGTGTCGCCGATCAACGACCACAACCGCGAGCTGAAGGCGGCCCTGGACGCCGAGCTCGCCGCCCGCGGGCTCGACCTGCCGGTGTACTGGGGCAACCGCAACTGGATGCCCTACGTCGCCGACGCCCTGCAGGCCGCGCACGACGCCGGCCACACTCGGCTCCTCGCCATCGCGACGAGCGCCTACAGCTCGTACTCGTCGTGCCGGCAGTACCGCGAAGACCTCGCCGACGCGGTCGAGGCGACCGGGCTGTCGGGCCGGGTCGAGATCGACAAGGTGCGCCAGTTCTTCGACCACCCCGGCTTCGTCACCCCGTTCGCCGAGGGGGTCGCCGCGGGCCTCGCGCGGCTGCACGCCGACGGGTTCGGCGACGACGAGATCGAGATCCTGTTCTCGACGCACTCCATCCCGAACAGCGACGCCGATCGCTCCGGCCCGCCCGAGCGCGACCTCGGCGCCGGGGGCGCCTACGTCGCGCAGCACACCGCCGTCGCCGAGGCCATCATGGCGCGGCTGGGGTCGGCGTGCGCCTGGCAGCTGGTGTACCAGAGCCGGTCCGGTCCGCCGCAGGTGCCGTGGCTCGAGCCCGACATCAACGACGCCATGCAGGAGCTGCCGGCCGCGGGCCGCAAGGCTGTGCTCATTGTGCCGCTGGGGTTCGTCAGCGACCATATGGAGGTGCTCTGGGATCTCGACACCGAAGCGCTCGAGACCGCGGGCGAGCTCGGCCTCACCGCGATCCGCACGCCGACGCCCGGCACCCATCCCGCCTACGTCGCGGGCCTCGTCGACCTCATCACGGAGCGACTCGACGGGACCGACCCCGCGGACCGTCCGCACGAGACCGCGCTCGGCCCCTGGGACGACGTCTGCCGGCCCGGATGCTGCGAGAACAAGCGGCTTGGCTTCCAGCCCGCTCTCGCCGGGGTCGCACCGTGA
- the hemL gene encoding glutamate-1-semialdehyde 2,1-aminomutase — protein sequence MIAGVGNDELFDRARAVIPGGVDSPVRAYGSVGGTPRFLVEASGPYVTDAEGRRYVDLVASWGPALLGHAHPEVVAAVLAAARRGLSFGAPTPAEAELVEEIVRRVPAVQKARLVSTGTEATMTAIRLARGATGRDLLVKFAGHYHGHSDGLLAAAGSGLATYALPGSAGVPEAVAAQTLVVPYNDRDALAAVFAAHPGRIAAVITEAAAANMGVVAPASGFTTFLADLCRAEGALLISDEVLTGFRAAAGGYAEVLAEAGEAVTPDLVTFGKVIGGGLPVAAVGGRADIMDLLAPVGPVYQAGTLSGNPVAVAAGLATLRHADDDAYARLAAAADAVAAATGAALDAAGVPHVLQRAGTLFSVFFGEAVVGGVPDYGTAQRQDSAAYGRFFHAMLDAGVSLPPSAFEAWFVTAAHDDEVIGRIAAALPAAARAAAG from the coding sequence ATGATCGCCGGAGTGGGCAACGACGAGCTGTTCGACCGCGCCCGTGCGGTGATCCCCGGCGGGGTGGACTCGCCGGTGCGCGCCTACGGGTCGGTGGGCGGCACGCCGCGGTTCCTCGTCGAGGCGTCGGGGCCGTACGTGACGGATGCCGAGGGTCGCCGCTACGTCGACCTCGTCGCGAGCTGGGGGCCCGCGCTCCTCGGTCACGCGCACCCGGAGGTCGTCGCCGCGGTCCTCGCCGCGGCGCGGCGCGGCCTGTCGTTCGGCGCTCCGACGCCGGCCGAGGCGGAACTCGTGGAGGAGATCGTGCGGCGCGTCCCCGCCGTGCAGAAGGCGCGGCTGGTCTCGACGGGCACGGAGGCGACGATGACGGCGATCCGCCTCGCGCGCGGCGCGACCGGGCGCGACCTGCTGGTGAAGTTCGCGGGGCACTACCACGGCCACTCCGACGGGCTGCTCGCGGCGGCGGGCTCGGGCCTCGCGACCTACGCCCTGCCGGGATCCGCCGGCGTTCCCGAAGCCGTCGCGGCGCAGACCCTCGTCGTGCCCTACAACGACCGCGACGCGCTCGCCGCCGTGTTCGCCGCCCACCCCGGCCGCATCGCCGCCGTCATCACCGAGGCCGCCGCCGCGAACATGGGGGTCGTGGCACCGGCATCCGGGTTCACGACCTTCCTCGCCGACCTGTGCCGCGCCGAGGGTGCGCTGCTGATCAGCGATGAGGTCCTCACCGGTTTCCGTGCCGCCGCGGGCGGCTACGCCGAGGTGCTCGCGGAGGCGGGGGAGGCGGTCACCCCCGATCTCGTCACCTTCGGCAAGGTGATCGGCGGCGGGCTGCCGGTCGCCGCGGTCGGCGGCCGCGCGGACATCATGGACCTGCTCGCCCCGGTCGGCCCCGTCTACCAGGCGGGGACCCTCAGCGGGAACCCGGTCGCGGTCGCGGCGGGTCTGGCGACCCTCCGGCACGCCGACGACGACGCGTACGCGCGGCTCGCGGCGGCGGCGGATGCCGTGGCCGCCGCCACCGGTGCGGCCCTCGACGCCGCGGGGGTGCCGCACGTCCTCCAGCGCGCCGGGACGCTCTTCAGCGTCTTCTTCGGCGAGGCCGTCGTCGGTGGGGTGCCCGACTACGGGACGGCGCAGCGGCAGGACTCCGCCGCCTATGGCCGGTTCTTCCACGCGATGCTGGATGCCGGTGTCTCGCTCCCGCCGTCGGCGTTCGAGGCGTGGTTCGTCACAGCCGCGCACGATGACGAGGTCATCGGACGCATCGCGGCGGCGCTGCCCGCCGCGGCGCGTGCCGCGGCGGGCTGA
- a CDS encoding stealth family protein, whose product MTTLKALPSHPHPWSRVLDRSDVRWVDGILHLVHDDLTPEQAHTADLVMVADAVMTAGVDPLLVRHDRRSPAIVVDAGDAPRALAAIAALAERDPVYVKPRGQHARIASDLRAAEVPVPASMRLFRPRVTASGTRRYGAANGVRLEVWQTRDGLVHAPHANALTRRVFPAGDLIESTVRRYGRSWRTIAGMFDPQPDEVTFDIDMVFSWVDGSSSEFQRQRAAQMKEYVVGEGDDGPARYRHVDELRYALRSVHMYAPWVRRIFIATDSPHPAWLAEHPRVTIVRSEEFFADRSVLPTHNSHAVEAQLHRIEGLAEHFLYSNDDMFFGRPVWPELFFTSAGISKFVERGIRIGSGPARLERSGHDNALRVNRDLLKDRFGRTILRDLEHCAAPLRRSVAAELEREFAEEFRRTAASRFRSATDISVTNSLYHYYALMTGRALASSEPRVRYVQTTLAASLQQMDRLEKRSDVDMFCLNDGGESEMPEHVRVQRLRGTLERMFPIRAPWERDDVRSAPAAGESGATTGAAR is encoded by the coding sequence ATGACGACATTGAAGGCACTGCCCTCTCACCCCCATCCGTGGTCGCGGGTGCTGGACCGGTCCGACGTGAGGTGGGTCGACGGCATCCTGCATCTGGTCCACGACGATCTCACTCCCGAGCAGGCGCACACCGCCGACCTCGTGATGGTGGCGGATGCCGTCATGACGGCGGGCGTCGATCCGCTGCTCGTGCGGCACGACCGCCGCAGCCCCGCGATCGTCGTCGACGCCGGCGACGCCCCGCGCGCCCTCGCGGCGATCGCGGCCCTCGCCGAGCGCGACCCGGTCTATGTGAAGCCGCGCGGCCAACACGCCCGCATCGCGTCGGACCTGCGCGCGGCGGAGGTGCCGGTGCCCGCGTCGATGCGCCTCTTCCGGCCGCGCGTGACCGCGAGCGGCACCCGGCGGTACGGCGCCGCGAACGGCGTGCGCCTGGAGGTATGGCAGACCCGTGACGGTCTCGTCCACGCGCCGCACGCGAACGCGCTCACCCGACGAGTGTTCCCCGCCGGCGACCTGATCGAGTCGACCGTGCGCCGATACGGGCGCAGCTGGCGCACGATCGCGGGCATGTTCGACCCGCAGCCCGACGAGGTGACGTTCGACATCGACATGGTCTTCTCGTGGGTCGACGGGTCATCGAGTGAGTTCCAGCGCCAGCGCGCCGCGCAGATGAAGGAGTACGTCGTCGGTGAAGGGGACGACGGCCCGGCGCGGTACCGCCACGTCGACGAGCTGCGGTACGCCCTGCGCAGCGTGCACATGTACGCCCCGTGGGTGCGGCGCATCTTCATCGCGACCGACTCGCCGCATCCGGCCTGGCTCGCGGAGCACCCGCGCGTGACGATCGTGCGGAGCGAGGAGTTCTTCGCCGACCGGTCGGTGCTGCCGACGCACAATTCGCACGCCGTCGAGGCGCAGCTGCACCGCATCGAGGGGCTCGCCGAGCATTTCCTGTACTCCAACGACGACATGTTCTTCGGGCGGCCGGTGTGGCCCGAGCTGTTCTTCACGTCGGCGGGGATCTCGAAGTTCGTCGAGCGCGGCATCCGCATCGGCAGCGGGCCGGCGCGGCTCGAACGGTCGGGGCACGACAATGCGCTGCGGGTGAACCGGGATCTCCTGAAGGACCGGTTCGGCCGCACGATCCTGCGCGATCTCGAGCACTGCGCGGCGCCGCTGCGCCGCAGCGTGGCGGCCGAGCTGGAACGCGAGTTCGCCGAGGAGTTCCGGCGCACCGCGGCATCCCGCTTCCGCAGCGCGACCGACATCTCCGTGACCAACAGCCTGTACCACTACTACGCGCTGATGACCGGGCGCGCGCTCGCGTCGAGCGAGCCGCGCGTGCGCTACGTGCAGACGACGCTCGCCGCGTCGCTGCAGCAGATGGACCGGCTCGAGAAGCGGTCGGATGTCGACATGTTCTGCCTCAACGACGGCGGCGAGTCGGAGATGCCGGAGCATGTGCGCGTGCAGCGGCTGCGTGGCACGCTCGAGCGCATGTTCCCGATCCGCGCGCCGTGGGAGCGCGACGACGTCAGGTCAGCACCGGCAGCGGGCGAGTCGGGGGCGACGACCGGCGCCGCACGCTGA
- a CDS encoding uroporphyrinogen-III synthase has protein sequence MTGALQGARVLVPRAGAWGERVAAELRRRGADPVVAPLIRTAPPRDPSVRDGMFAELAAGRYDWLFVTSAASIEQLAAFLTPRGLTLPATTQVAAVGQATARAVADLGADVAFVPVGQSSARAMIAQWSAGRAAASTGRCLVVRSDLAAAVISDELELQGYAVDVCIGYRTVGVDLPDPVARDLADGRIDVVLLTSLSVGRELRRQVPQLAASVLVASIGPGTTRDAERLGFTVGHTAHTQSVDALLAELDSRPRSPEVTP, from the coding sequence GTGACCGGCGCGCTGCAGGGCGCCCGGGTGCTCGTCCCGCGTGCGGGCGCCTGGGGGGAGCGGGTCGCGGCGGAGCTGCGCCGCCGCGGCGCCGACCCCGTCGTCGCGCCGCTCATCCGGACCGCGCCGCCGCGCGACCCGAGCGTGCGCGACGGCATGTTCGCCGAGCTCGCCGCGGGCCGCTACGACTGGCTCTTCGTCACGAGCGCGGCGAGCATCGAGCAGCTGGCGGCGTTCCTCACCCCGCGCGGCCTCACGCTCCCCGCCACGACGCAGGTCGCGGCCGTCGGCCAGGCCACCGCGCGGGCGGTCGCCGACCTGGGGGCGGACGTCGCGTTCGTGCCCGTCGGCCAGTCCTCGGCACGCGCCATGATCGCGCAGTGGTCCGCCGGGCGTGCGGCGGCATCCACCGGCCGGTGCCTCGTCGTGCGCTCCGACCTCGCCGCCGCCGTCATCAGCGACGAGCTCGAGCTGCAGGGGTACGCCGTCGACGTGTGCATCGGCTACCGGACGGTCGGCGTCGATCTGCCGGACCCCGTCGCCCGCGACCTCGCCGACGGGCGCATCGACGTCGTGCTGCTGACCTCGCTCAGCGTCGGTCGCGAGCTGCGCCGTCAGGTGCCGCAGCTGGCGGCATCCGTCCTCGTCGCCTCGATCGGCCCCGGCACGACGCGCGACGCCGAGCGCCTCGGCTTCACCGTCGGCCATACCGCCCACACCCAGAGCGTCGATGCCCTGCTGGCCGAGCTCGACTCCCGTCCCCGATCCCCGGAGGTCACCCCATGA
- the hemC gene encoding hydroxymethylbilane synthase, translated as MTAAGTPASAPPLRLGTRASLLATTQSGHVADALRAATGREVELVPITTAGDVLTGPLAQLGGTGVFVAALREALLRGECDLVVHSMKDLPTADVAGLRIGAVPPRAPVRDALCTRQRAGAGVSLADLPEGAVVGSGSPRRVAQLLRRRPDLQVRGIRGNVDTRLRKVDEGEYDAIVLAEAGLVRIGRADRIAEVFDATAWPTSAGQGALAVEVRDDDASAALVAAITDPDAETTALAERAVLRRLEAGCAAPVGISARLTDASQPVVAVIAEVYALDGSRTVRVERRIPRPDLADAAGRDRFAALVVDDLMAAGAGDLADLGSRGPGGAGGGAGPLSTGDRP; from the coding sequence GTGACGGCAGCCGGCACCCCGGCATCCGCCCCGCCGCTGCGGCTCGGCACCCGGGCGAGCCTGCTCGCCACGACGCAGTCCGGTCACGTCGCCGACGCGCTGCGCGCGGCGACCGGGCGCGAGGTGGAGCTCGTTCCGATCACGACCGCCGGCGACGTGCTGACCGGGCCGCTGGCGCAGCTGGGTGGCACCGGCGTGTTCGTCGCGGCGCTGCGCGAAGCCCTGCTGCGGGGGGAGTGCGATCTCGTCGTGCACTCGATGAAGGATCTGCCGACCGCCGATGTCGCGGGGCTGCGCATCGGCGCCGTCCCCCCGCGCGCGCCCGTCCGTGACGCGCTGTGCACACGGCAGCGCGCCGGCGCCGGTGTCAGCCTGGCGGACCTCCCCGAGGGCGCCGTCGTCGGCAGCGGATCGCCGCGCCGCGTCGCGCAGCTGCTGCGCCGTAGGCCCGACCTGCAGGTCCGCGGCATCCGCGGCAACGTGGACACGCGGCTCCGCAAGGTCGACGAGGGCGAGTACGACGCGATCGTCCTCGCCGAGGCGGGGCTCGTGCGCATCGGCCGCGCCGACCGCATCGCCGAGGTGTTCGACGCGACCGCGTGGCCGACGTCGGCCGGTCAGGGTGCCCTCGCCGTCGAGGTGCGGGACGACGACGCGTCGGCGGCGCTGGTGGCGGCCATAACCGATCCGGATGCCGAGACCACCGCCCTCGCCGAGCGCGCCGTGCTGCGGCGCCTGGAAGCCGGCTGCGCCGCGCCGGTGGGGATCTCCGCGCGCCTGACCGACGCGTCGCAGCCCGTCGTGGCGGTGATCGCCGAGGTGTACGCCCTCGACGGATCGCGCACCGTCCGGGTGGAGCGCCGCATCCCGCGCCCGGACCTGGCCGACGCCGCCGGCCGCGACCGGTTCGCCGCCCTCGTCGTGGATGACCTCATGGCCGCCGGAGCCGGCGACTTGGCCGACCTCGGGTCGCGCGGCCCGGGCGGCGCGGGCGGCGGCGCCGGCCCGCTCAGCACGGGCGATCGCCCGTGA
- a CDS encoding phosphodiesterase — protein sequence MRTAEYPAPERILLHLSDTHLRARGSRIWDVVSGADNLQRALTGIERSGVHPDAIVFTGDLVDLGEREAYAQLRAMVAPFADRLGAPVVWVMGNHDARGAFRAELWDESPDDLRPVDRLQEFDGLRIVTLDTSVPGHHHGELSDDQLAWLADVLAAPAPLGTVLAMHHPPVPSVLALAASVELRDQRRLATVLRGTDVRAIIAGHLHYSTFATFAGIPVSVASSTCYAQDLTVPVGGTRPQDGAQSYNLIHVFDDTVVHSVVPVDAPRVMEYTDAATARRRLADAGVSGVSVRRRSSPPTRPLPVLT from the coding sequence ATGCGCACGGCCGAGTATCCGGCACCCGAACGGATTCTGCTGCACCTGAGCGACACGCATCTGCGTGCGCGCGGATCACGCATCTGGGACGTCGTCTCCGGTGCCGACAACCTCCAGCGCGCGCTCACGGGCATCGAGCGATCCGGCGTCCACCCCGATGCGATCGTCTTCACCGGCGATCTCGTCGACCTCGGCGAGCGTGAGGCGTACGCCCAGCTGCGCGCGATGGTCGCCCCTTTCGCCGATCGCCTCGGCGCCCCCGTCGTGTGGGTCATGGGCAACCACGACGCGCGCGGCGCCTTCCGCGCGGAGCTGTGGGACGAGAGTCCCGACGACCTCCGCCCCGTCGACCGGCTGCAGGAGTTCGACGGTCTTCGCATCGTGACCCTCGACACGTCCGTCCCCGGACACCACCACGGCGAGCTCTCCGACGACCAGCTCGCCTGGCTCGCCGACGTGCTCGCCGCGCCCGCACCGCTCGGAACGGTCCTCGCGATGCACCACCCGCCCGTCCCGAGCGTCCTCGCCCTCGCGGCGAGCGTCGAGCTGCGCGACCAGCGGCGCCTGGCGACGGTCCTCCGCGGCACCGACGTGCGCGCGATCATCGCGGGGCACCTGCACTACTCGACGTTCGCGACCTTCGCCGGCATCCCCGTCTCGGTGGCGTCGTCGACGTGTTACGCGCAGGACCTCACGGTGCCGGTCGGCGGCACGCGCCCGCAGGACGGCGCCCAGTCGTACAACCTCATCCACGTCTTCGACGACACGGTCGTGCACTCGGTCGTCCCGGTCGACGCCCCGCGCGTCATGGAGTACACCGACGCCGCGACCGCCCGCCGGCGCCTGGCCGACGCCGGCGTCTCCGGCGTCAGCGTGCGGCGCCGGTCGTCGCCCCCGACTCGCCCGCTGCCGGTGCTGACCTGA
- the rsmA gene encoding 16S rRNA (adenine(1518)-N(6)/adenine(1519)-N(6))-dimethyltransferase RsmA — protein MPVTLLGATEIRALAAELDVTPTKKLGQNFVVDANTVRKIVHVAEVTASDHVVEVGPGLGSLTLAILETGARVTAVEIDHRLAERLPATAAAHGVAAGALTVIDADALRVRDLPGEPNVLVANLPYNVSVPVLLHFMETFPHIARGVVMVQAEVGERLAAPPGSKVYGAPSVKAAWYGPWRLAGTVSRQVFWPVPNVDSVLVGFHRDPQPRGDDSLRRKTFQIVDAAFQQRRKMLRQALAPVLGGSSAAASETLAAAGVDPTARGEQLTIDDFVRVARLVR, from the coding sequence ATGCCCGTGACCCTGCTCGGCGCCACCGAGATCCGCGCCCTCGCCGCCGAGCTCGACGTCACCCCGACCAAGAAGCTCGGCCAGAACTTCGTCGTCGACGCCAACACCGTGCGCAAGATCGTGCACGTGGCCGAGGTCACGGCATCCGATCATGTCGTCGAGGTCGGCCCCGGTCTCGGGTCGCTCACCCTCGCGATCCTCGAGACGGGCGCGCGCGTCACGGCGGTCGAGATCGACCACCGGCTCGCCGAGCGGCTGCCCGCCACGGCCGCGGCGCACGGTGTCGCGGCGGGCGCGCTCACCGTCATCGACGCCGACGCACTGCGCGTGCGCGACCTGCCCGGCGAGCCGAACGTGCTCGTCGCGAACCTGCCCTACAACGTGAGCGTCCCGGTGCTGCTGCACTTCATGGAGACCTTCCCGCACATCGCCCGCGGCGTCGTCATGGTGCAGGCCGAGGTGGGGGAGCGACTCGCCGCCCCGCCCGGATCCAAGGTCTACGGCGCCCCGAGCGTCAAGGCCGCCTGGTACGGGCCGTGGCGCCTCGCCGGCACCGTCTCGCGGCAGGTCTTCTGGCCCGTGCCGAACGTCGACAGCGTGCTCGTCGGCTTCCACCGCGACCCGCAGCCGCGCGGCGACGACAGTCTCCGCCGCAAGACGTTCCAGATCGTGGATGCCGCCTTCCAGCAACGCCGCAAGATGCTGCGACAGGCGCTCGCCCCCGTGCTCGGCGGGTCGTCCGCCGCCGCGAGCGAAACCCTCGCCGCCGCTGGCGTCGACCCGACGGCGCGCGGGGAGCAGCTCACGATCGACGACTTCGTCCGCGTCGCCCGCCTCGTGCGCTGA
- a CDS encoding glycosyltransferase family 2 protein, whose product MVLLVLIGTIGILAYAGFLLDPSHRGDLLPYAMVITAETILVAQALLAMWTILSGSSDPRDYVYHDAAARLMPGAGDGDDTVHLAGAPVIVDVFITVYGEDVETIRQTVRAAVAMRGAHRTWVLDDGRSDEVRVLAAEQGASYVRRLSSNGAKAGNINHALSIAKGEFFVILDADFVPKENLVVEMLPFFAHDDVAFVQSPQAYGNLTTVVARGAAYMQTVFYRFIQPGRNRFNAAFCVGTNVMFRRRAIDDVGGVCTDSKSEDVWTSLRLHERGWRSVYLSDVLAIGEAPETGVLGTGGCRGGERGRVGARRARRVRRRVVEGPRRGVGCGRAAAGLVISPPRHAPRRAAPPRCVR is encoded by the coding sequence ATGGTGCTGTTGGTGCTGATCGGGACGATCGGCATCCTGGCCTACGCGGGGTTCCTGCTGGATCCCTCGCACCGGGGCGACCTGCTGCCCTACGCGATGGTCATCACCGCCGAGACGATCCTCGTCGCACAGGCGCTGCTGGCGATGTGGACGATCCTGTCCGGCTCGAGCGACCCGCGCGACTACGTCTACCACGACGCGGCCGCGCGGCTCATGCCGGGCGCGGGCGACGGCGATGACACGGTGCACCTGGCGGGCGCACCTGTCATCGTCGACGTCTTCATCACGGTGTACGGCGAGGATGTCGAGACGATCCGCCAAACGGTCCGCGCCGCCGTCGCGATGCGCGGTGCGCACCGCACGTGGGTGCTCGACGACGGCCGGTCCGACGAGGTGCGCGTCCTCGCCGCCGAACAGGGTGCGAGCTACGTCCGCCGGCTCAGCTCCAACGGAGCGAAGGCCGGCAACATCAACCACGCGCTCTCGATCGCGAAGGGCGAGTTCTTCGTCATCCTCGACGCCGACTTCGTCCCGAAGGAGAACCTCGTCGTCGAGATGCTGCCGTTCTTCGCGCACGACGACGTCGCCTTCGTGCAGTCACCACAGGCCTACGGCAACCTCACGACGGTCGTCGCGCGCGGCGCCGCCTACATGCAGACGGTCTTCTACCGGTTCATCCAGCCGGGACGCAACCGGTTCAACGCCGCGTTCTGCGTCGGCACGAACGTCATGTTCCGCCGTCGCGCGATCGACGACGTCGGCGGCGTGTGCACGGACTCGAAGTCGGAGGATGTCTGGACCTCTCTCCGCCTGCACGAGCGGGGCTGGCGGTCGGTGTACCTCTCCGACGTCCTCGCGATCGGCGAGGCGCCCGAGACAGGGGTACTCGGCACTGGCGGGTGCCGAGGCGGCGAGCGCGGCCGCGTCGGCGCTCGCCGCGCGCGACGAGTTCGACGACGGGTGGTCGAAGGCCCTCGCCGAGGCGTGGGTTGCGGCCGTGCAGCTGCGGGGCTGGTGATCAGCCCGCCGCGGCACGCGCCGCGGCGGGCAGCGCCGCCGCGATGCGTCCGATGA
- the hemB gene encoding porphobilinogen synthase — MTAYPVRRLRRLRHSPALRRLVAETRLHPAQLVLPVFVKEDIDAPQPIASMPGVSQHPLHGLPAVVEEAAAAGIGGIMLFGVPTHRDAVGSGAIDPDGILNRAIRVAAEAAAGRLTVQADLCLDEFTDHGHCGVLAADGSVDNDATLEVYARMALAQADAGAAILGLSGMMDGQVAACRAALDAAGRTDVVLLAYSAKYASAFYGPFRDAVESTLQGDRRTYQLDPGNGREGVQEALADVDEGADIVMVKPAGPYLDVLAEVAAVSPVPVWAYQVSGEYAMIEHAAASGVIDRERAIGESLVGIRRAGAEAILTYWAIEVAGWLRDGRSLA, encoded by the coding sequence ATGACCGCGTATCCCGTCCGGCGCCTGCGCCGCCTGCGGCACAGCCCCGCCCTGCGGCGCCTCGTCGCCGAGACCCGGCTGCACCCCGCGCAGCTCGTGCTGCCGGTGTTCGTGAAAGAGGACATCGACGCGCCGCAGCCCATCGCGAGCATGCCGGGCGTGTCGCAGCATCCGCTCCACGGCCTCCCGGCCGTCGTCGAGGAGGCTGCCGCTGCGGGTATCGGCGGCATCATGCTGTTCGGCGTCCCGACCCACCGCGACGCGGTCGGCTCCGGCGCGATCGATCCGGACGGCATCCTGAACCGGGCCATCCGCGTCGCGGCCGAGGCGGCCGCCGGCCGGCTCACCGTGCAGGCCGACCTGTGCCTGGACGAGTTCACCGATCACGGCCACTGCGGCGTGCTCGCCGCCGACGGCAGCGTCGACAACGACGCCACCCTCGAGGTCTACGCGCGGATGGCGCTCGCACAGGCCGACGCCGGCGCCGCGATCCTGGGGCTGTCGGGCATGATGGACGGCCAGGTCGCCGCGTGCCGCGCCGCGCTCGATGCCGCCGGGCGCACCGACGTCGTGCTGCTGGCCTACTCCGCGAAGTACGCCTCCGCGTTCTACGGGCCGTTCCGCGACGCCGTCGAATCGACGCTGCAGGGCGACCGGCGGACCTACCAGCTCGACCCCGGCAACGGACGCGAGGGCGTCCAGGAGGCGCTCGCCGATGTCGACGAGGGCGCCGACATCGTCATGGTCAAGCCCGCCGGCCCGTACCTCGACGTGCTCGCCGAGGTCGCGGCCGTCTCGCCCGTTCCCGTCTGGGCGTACCAGGTGTCGGGGGAGTACGCCATGATCGAGCACGCCGCGGCATCCGGCGTCATCGATCGCGAGCGCGCCATCGGCGAGAGCCTCGTCGGCATCCGCCGCGCGGGCGCCGAGGCGATCTTGACGTACTGGGCGATCGAGGTCGCCGGGTGGCTGCGCGACGGACGGAGCCTCGCATGA